The DNA segment GCCAACGAGTGAGCCCCGCTGGTGTCGTCGGGTGCACTctgcaaaaaggcaaaagtgtCACCaaggagctaaaaaaaaataacacaatcATGTCAGCGAGTCTTTCAGCCCACCTGGAAAAGGTTGAGCGCTCTGACAGCAGCATTATCCAGCCTCATGTAGTGCCCCAGCTCCAATTcggtcaagctgaaggagttgAAGTTGGACTCGTCAGAGAGCAGCTCCAGGTAGCGCACCACCGCCGCCAAGCAGGCCACGGCCACCTGCCAGGGAGAGGAGGGATTTATCACACGAGGTTACGTTAAAACTAAAGTGAGCTGAATCATGAATTAGTAGGAAAGACagatttgattactttattgcaAGTTCACAAATTCCTGTCAATATAAATTGGATGTTTTATGCGAAGGACACAACCGGGACATTTCTTCCGCTCTCACCTGTTTGTCGAGCTCCGGGAGGGTGTTGCTGGCCAGCGTCTCCCCCCGTTTGGCTCTCAGCAGCTTGTTGAGGTCCTGGACCAGGTCCCTGCTGCTGAACTCGGTCCGCTTCCTGTCTGAGACCAGCACACCACCGCGCTGCACCACCTGTAGCAACCCAAGCAACTGCAATTTTTTTCTGCtctctttttttcatttattttcccaaATGTCAACGGACACATTTATCTTTCACTTTTAATGGGAaatgaaagagagagcgagacaaACCTCACGCAGCTTGACGCCTTCTGCACTGCGGTCCCCCTGAACGAGGAGACACTCTTTGGGGCCGATCTGTACGAGCAGCGATTCCAGGTTGGAGAAGACCTCGTTGTCAGGGAACTCGCACACGCCCATGGTGCGTTGCGTCGCGTCCACGTAGCCTACGCCGACCACGCCAGAGGCAACGCGCACGGCCGCCACTCCCGCGCAGCCTTCCACGCCGTTTCCACTGCCGAATAGGATCTCCTCAAACTGGGTGAGGTTTCCTGGAGAGGCCTACAGGGAGCGGCACACATCACAACAATATTTAATCATGCTAGATTATATTATATTAGGTCTTGTTGGACTTGACAGGTGTATGATTAGACAGCAATAAGGGACATAGTGATAAATTCATTCTGTGAGCAAATTAAACTGTCAAGCAGACACATTCAAAGCTTTATACAATATTGTAATGTATGGCACGCTCGTGTAAATTGACAAACCTTGAAGTCAATTTTCCAGTCATGCTCCTTGCTGCTCTTGCTGTGGTTCCTGTACACCTCGACTCGGTACTGCCTGAAAAGGAGCAGGTCCTTCGCAACAGCCTCAAAGTTGAGCTTGCTCAGAACCACACTTTCCAACTTACGACTGCCTGGCAAGCGAAACATGTCAAAGTTAAAAAACGACAATGTATATGATGTGGCTACCTGATGCTAAACTACGCCTAGCATAGCTAGCTTACCAGAGCCCAGGTGCTTAATAACGCCGTTCGTCTTGAAAACCTCTTTCGCGACGAATACGGCGTCTTTCCCGTGAACCATATAGTAGTCGCTACGGTCGAATATGCGGAAAGTTGTGTCCGGTTTCTCCGGCATGGAGAAGTAGAAGCTGAGGAAGGCGTGCTCGGACGCGCTGTCCATGGACAGGTTCTGCTTCGGCTGAACAGCCATGCTGGAATCTCCCGCCTCTGCACACGACTCCAGAAAGGAAGTGACGTATACGTTTTgggaggtttctttttttttttttttttttttttttttttaaccttgaaTTGGATCTCGCGGGTAGACTACATATTTTGTTTTAAGAACTaaattatttttgttactttttatCGTCCTGTCCGATAACTCTAAAAAATGACGTCACGTACATTTCCGGTTAGCAAACTGCACAACATGTAAACAAACCATAAGATTAGCAAACTGGATTGGATGTGTCACAGATATCTGTAATGCAGTTTTGCCTTTGCTTAATGCAAGTTTTAATGGACAAGTAATCCCTTAAATTGGCTGATTTGCAATGGAATCAAGTTCATTGTGACCGTCTACGTTTTTACATGCTCAGACCTTTCTTTCCTAGGTCATGAATAGTTCTCAGAAAACTGACATTCAATTGGTTGCCTTTCCTTCCGTTTcacctatggaaaaaaaaaaacttgttttcaagCTGAGAACAATCCCCACAACAAAAGAGTCCGTTGTGCAGAGGAGATTAAATAAAACGTGAAAAATCATCCTTGCGGCCATGGCCAATGCTTCGCTGCCGCCCTCATTCTCGAGAAAGTGGCAAGAATTGTTGCCTGTCCGAtccaggcaagaaaaaaaaaaagtattatcaTGAGAGTGTTGCACACATGTGAATGTTTGTGTCGTTGTGCGTGTGTGGAAAATGCAATCGCttcttttttatcatttttcctGGAAATATTGTGACGCCAAACGTCATGAGGCACACAACGTGTCAATCAAACATGTCCTCTGCCGGACATTAAGAAATGTCATCGGTGATGCGCTGAGTTTTGTGTGAAGGAGCATGTCATGTGTGCCACCATAGGCTTGACGACGAAAGATCAAATCTCTTTGGGAAACGTTTTTCAAAGAATCAGCAAAGACAAAGACACGGAGAGGATGCAGCAGCTTTTGAATGTCTGCTGTAGTGAGTTGATGATTTCAATCGTTTCgtcatacattttaattttcGGTGCCTATTCTACACGTGTACGACCGTGGCTACATGGAAAGTTTATAAATTGAGTACACATGAAGAATAGTACTAGTACTACCTCGTGTAAAGTCATAATGGCTGTTGTGTATTCCAAACCTCTTGTGCAACTAAAAATAGTTAGCCCACAAATTGACAGGCACATTAATAAAAACTGCACAGTCAAAAGGTAGCGTTATATAGCCGACAATAGACAACAGAAATGTGTCAGTAGCCGATGGCTGTGTCATGAAGCCATCACATGAGCAAGGTCTAGCAAATCTACAAATTCCTCCTTCACAATCATCATTCTAATCTTCACCCTGCGATTTTACGACTACTGCATGGCGTAACTTTTGATTGAGGTCACCATGGAAGTCCTCATCGTAATTGCAGCGTAGTGCGTCAGTTTGTTTTAAGTTGCCAAGCCTCACTATCAACTTTTAAAAGGTGTCACATGCAGAAATGAAAATTGCCATTGAGAACAAACTCTCAATTCAAGTGTTGTTGGTTGACACTAGTGTAGggattttttaatatatatatatgcaatactatatatatatatatatatatatatatatatatataaattgttttttcatattattgttgttattatttttatttttgacataTTTTACTTTGCATGTGATCCAAATTTGACATGGTATTATTGTATAAAGTTTCTTGCCATTTTAATTGTGACGTAAAGCACTTTGCGTCATTACATTTGGAATCAAATTTGATTGAATTTGCACGTTTCCACGGGAAGTCATGCGCTTttggcgcgcgcgcgtgtggcccttgtgtgtgcgcgcgagtGCGCGTTACAGATCGATGACGATACAGCTTGTGTCAAGTGATGGGGAAGGCAATGGGGGCGTATTGGGTAACGTGTCGGATGCAGTTTGGAGGGGGATGATGCCCCCTCGGTGGCTTTAAAAGGGAGAAGCTTCTGGACGTTAAAGCATTGGAACCACAACGCTCCATCATCATCCTCCATTCTCATCATGAACGGCCACTGCAACGGTAACGCGAGCGACGTCGCCGCGGAGGAGTTCCACTGCAACAACGGCTTCCCCGAGGTGAGCGTCAAGAaggcggtggtggtggcggcaTCGGCTCACCGCAAGCTCCACGAAGGCTCccgcaaggaggaggaggaggaggtccaGTGCCGACTGCCTGCCCTGCAGGCCGCCTACAGCAGCATCCTGCGGGAGCTCGGCGAGGACGTCGACCGCCAGGGTCTGCTGCGCACGCCGCTGCGCGCCGCCAAAGCCATGCAATTCTTCACCAGGGGCTACCACGAGACCGTGGAAGGTGAGAACATCAATATTACGAAACTCTTTCAAATGCAACACCAACAACATCGTTAAAATGAGTGATCTGGGTTTGGATTGTTGCACCGTTTGCATGTAACCCATTGCATCATTTCACTTTTAAGACCAACAATTTTGCATTATTTGCATCATTTGAGAACAATCAATTCCTGTCAACATCCGACACAGTGAACGATGGCTTCAACTGTACTGAATTGGGACAACAAAAATATCACGTAACGCTATGTCGCTGCCTCGCCAGATGTGCTGAACGACGCCATATTCGACGAGGACCACGACGAGATGGTGATCGTGAAGGCCATCgacatgttctccctgtgtgaGCATCATCTGGTGCCCTTTTTCGGGAAAGTGAGTTCCCTCGGGATGCAGCGACAAGGAGAGTCTTGTCTTTGGTTCTGCTTTGGGAGTCggctgattttctttttgtctttgtctttgcAAGGTCCACATTGGGTATATTCCCAACAAGAAAGTGGTGGGCCTTAGCAAGCTGGCgaggtgattaaaaaaaaaaacacacctacaTGATTTTTGTGCGATCGCTGTGACCTAAACACTACAATCTGATAATCATTGACTGAATGTGATGAGCAAAAAAAGTTCTTTTCTTTGCAGGATTGTGGAGATCTTCAGTCGAAGGCTTCAAGGTGAGACACAATACCGGTGTACCCCATGTTGTGCAATGAAAAATGATTTGAATGTAATCCCGATAATGTTAGATGTAAAATAACTagagaaaatatatataaataaaaagtaattttgtctttttttttcttagttcaAGAGCGTCTCACCAAGCAGATTGCCATGGGATTATCCAACGCGCTGCAACCCAAAGGCGTGGCCGTGGTGATCGAGGCGGCGTAAGTATGAGCACGCCGACATACACACACGCGAACATCCTGTTTGACTGGCGACTGTTTTGCACGCAGGCACATGTGCATGGTGATGCGCGGCgtgcagaagatgaacagccgCACGGTGACCAGCTCCATGTTGGGGGTCTACATGGAAGACCCCAAAGCCAGGGAGGAGTTCCTGTCCCTTACCCAGCATTGAGAAGATGGGAAGGCGGATtcatgaacaaaacaaaaacaccataCATCAAAGCTTGAAGAATTTTGTTACTGTGATTCCAAGTGCCTTTTTTCACCAttgaaatatttaatatttctaATCAATATGCAATTATTATTCACTGATATGTTTAATGTTCATTGTAACAAGTGCAATTATTGTGACTTTTCCTACCCTGACGGGAATTTCATTGCTGCTTGTGCAAAATGGTACTGTTAAAACCTTTTCTCACTTTCGTATTATTATGCAATTGTAATTCTGTTAGTCGCAATCCACGTCTTTGTAATATACAGCTTTTGTAAGATATACACACTGTGTGGCGAGGAAGAAAGAAGAGGGCTGAGCGAGTGAGTTTtgcttttttgtcatttgtagcaTTTCTATTGATTAATATTTacccaaataaaaagaatacaaaTACTGCCAGAATTATGTTTGTGGCCATTTTTATTTACCTCTGTTCGACTAAAGGAGACACAGTAAAATATAAATCATATCctatacacacaaaaaatggaaaAGTACAACTGAGCGCAATGGGAATTACAGTTGAAAACTAGATGGCTGCATTGTGACTATCACACTGGAATTTGGAGTTGAAAGCGTTCAAGGGTGTCCTGAGGGAACCTTGTTGGGTTCAGGTGACCAACGTATGACATCCGGCAAGGTCACACTGACGTCTGCTTGTAGTTGGTGGTGTCGAGAACCTTTTTCCCGCACATGGCACAGATTCCTGAGGACAGCGCAGAGATGAGCATGTGAGCCGGCCGCACATACAAAAACCTCCCTCCGGGGTGTTGTTTTAGGAAATATCTTTGATGGGATACAGTCGGCACAATGTGGCGCTTGTTTGGAGTCATATTTCACagtgtgcgcacacacagccttagTGAGCGTGTGATCGCAGCGTCAGTTGACAGCATGTTGCCTGCCATTTGGATCGCCACCATGTTAAGGACAGGACCCAATTATTACGGTCATCCCGACTGTTAACATTTGGATTTCTTTTCAAGTTGAGGGAATAAAGGAGAGATTGTggtttgaaaatgtcatttccaGCATTCAGACCAAAAGCCATTATTCTCCCACAGGCAAATAAAAACGTCCGTGAGAACCTGTGCAGAGCGGCGACCAACCTTTCTTGTAAGCGCAGCCTTGGCAGTAGTGCGAGCCCGACTGATGGACGGAGCTCTTGCAGATGCGACACGTGGCGAAGCCCGTCTTGCCGTACGGGTCAAACCTGAAACATGCGCGTAAGTATCTTGGCGTAAacaatatgatatgatatgaaatTGGTGACCTGATGCTCACCTGGCTTTCTTTGACGTCAGCAGCTTGTTTTCGTTACGCTTGCGGCCTCCGCTTTCTGgaacaaaaaagacaaatattttgCACTGCATTGCAGTGAGGCCCCGTTTACAGCATAAATACACCAGTAATTGACACTCATCCACCTAAAATGATTGTAATTACTGTAGATTTTGCTTTTGAATGTCATTGTCAGTTGCGTGTGAGTGGAGAGGGTGCATACGTCATGAATCTTGAATTAATTTCAAGGCAATATTCCCCGCCACTCCATGTAACTCGAGAGCATCAGTGTGGAAAATGAAGTGATGTGTGTGTCATGTGCATGGAAGGAACACAATGCTTTTCTTTTAATTAGCTACCTATGACGTATTTGAATTAGCATGCTGTGCCAACAGTGGAACAACGTCCATTCGATTTTTCAGCATTTGATTAGTGAAGCGCATCCAACTTATTTACACATTATATTCCTCATTTTAATATGTACAACCTGAGACTTGGTGAGGGTTTTAAGGTCAAGTACAAAAGTTGAATGGAAAGAACCTACGAAAAAGCCTACGAAAtcatatacttttttttccacatatcTGTTAATATTTGCGTTATGTCTCCAATTATAAAAACCAAGTCTGCATATACATTTTACAACCTTTTCCCTGACTGTGTAAACGTCCTCTTACCGATCGTATTCCGTGCTCCATCCTTCCAAGTGTCAGGGGTGATAACTCGACCGAGCTTCTTCTCGCCTAAGACAATATAGGTCACACGGGCTGAGATGTTTAATAGTGATTTTAGTacataaacaaacacaattttAGCTAGCAGACATTTTAGCACAGGGTAGCGCGTCATtcgtgaaaacaaacaatatgaaTACAGATGATCGTTTACGGTATACTTACACTTTTCACAGACCATATTGACCTTTTATATGGGGCGATATTTGGTGTTTTATGTggtgaaaataaaacacaaactcGCTAAAGGCCGAGACTTTACAGACGCTAGCTAGCTGCGGGGGATGTTTGTAAACATCCGGTCATTGATGACGTAACACATCAAATCGTGCGAGATTTCGAAAAGTGATTGGTTGTCAGCAGTTCAAGTCCGAGTTTaaaagcaatttattttttgtagctTTTGTATTTAATCCaatcattatttatatttagAAATTAGAAACGTGCAATGTAGCGGGATACTACCGGTTCTAGATGACGTGTGGGCGGGGATTTGTTAACGTCATAGAATTATGAAATGTGATTGGCTGTTAATaggcttttttaattttcttatcTTTTAGTACTTTTTCCAATAATTATTTCCTTGAAcatgaattaaaatgtattacTAATGTAGCATATAAATtcgacaaaagaaaagaaaatacatgaaTATGAACTTCTGGTACTTGATGACGTCGACTCATCAGATTGGTCAAACGCTACGGTCTTCACTGTGACTGGCTGACAGAACTATGAGCAACCTCATATTTACGGAAGTGATGCACAGCAATCGATGGACATTTCGCCACTGCTCAGTCGCGCTTTATTCTCTCTTTTAAGATCTTAATTAAACTATTTTCGTTAAGCGCCATGTGGGACCACGAAATTCGAGCCATGGTGAGCACCCACGCCATCATAGCCGCCTCGATCCTCGTAGCCACTGTTGTACCTGCGGCGCTCGTCCCAGATTTCTCTATATACGGTACCCACCTGGTGTGGCTCTACTCTGTGTCCGGTGCCGTTGTCGCCGTCAGCGTCGCCATATTCTGGCTTCTCGGCATCTCGCCGCCGACCAGGAAGCATTCCTTGGGATACAAGGTTAGAGAACACTGTTAAAGGGGTTTATTGTGAGCATGCTTGCTTGTCAGACTGTCAAAATACAGAAATGATCAAATAAgtaaatgattttcttttctttgtgcaGCTGTCCAGGTTGTTTCGTTCCTGTTTGTACTTCTTTCTGTCCTGCTTGTTCTTCCACACCGTAGTGTTTCTCTACGGAGCTCCCCTGATTGAGTGAGTAAAATAGACTTAATTCAACAAAACTTCAGTTAGAGTAGAAACTAATTATTAATTTCCAATTTCTTGTCATGTCCGCTTTCCAGCTCAGCTTTGGAGACCTTTTCTCTAGCGGTGCTGTTGTCCTCTCTCACCACGGTTCGGTGTCTTTGTGTGCTTGGACCAAACGTCCAAGCTTGGATCCGGGTCTTCAGTCGCCACGGGTAacgagtttttttttagttaagcccttttttccattcattttcggggctttatgtggcctgcaaaaAATCGAATTCTGTGAGCTTCAGCCTTTccgccactagatggcggcaGCAGACTTCACAACATCCAGCCATTTTCATTCActtcattgttttgttgttttttttccgagTTGACccaagtcaaggtaccactttATTTGGATCCTTGTGTTAGAAATGTCTGCCTTTCCTTTGCAGAGCAATGTCTGTTTGGGACACTTGCCTCCAGATCACGGTAGCCTTGACAGTGTTGGGTGCCTGGATGGGAGCCTTCCCAATACCTTTGGACTGGGACAAGCCTTGGCAGGTTAGCACATGGGggacaattaaattaaaaatgacctTAATAGGATGCTTTAATGACCTTACCTGCTAACTTATCAACAGGTTTGGCCGATATCCTGCAGCCTGGGCGCCATGTTGGGCTACCTTTCGGGCCTGGTGGTGGCGCCGATGTGGATTCATTACAACCGTAAGCAGCTAACCTACAAGTGCAAATGATGGACAAGCCTGATTTTGCAGTCACAGCAGGTGCAGTCCTTTCCCTTTTTCCTGCTATTTATTTGAATTCCCGACGCCAATGTGCTATGAGCCAccttgtttttgtcgtgtcgTTTTTACATGAATTAAAAAGCATTGCTTTAGTCTTTGAACCCTCTGATCTGCTGACTCACCACATTCAAAGTCGCAATGTAGAGACGATGCCGACCCCAAGTAAAGTATTTTGGAATCGATTTTCTGCTCAAGACTCATAAGGGAGCGGTCAATGTGGCACGCAGACGTACTCTGCTATTTCGTAGTTCATGAAGGTGCCGTGATGAatgctgttctttttttaaagcgcCATTAATCTCCCCCTCCCCTTGGGCCCCCATGTCGGCATTTCATTTTTAAGAATGTTCATTCCAAATTCTAACACGGACTAGTAACCCTGACTTGAAGTCCTAATACGACTCATGGCATTTGGTGATCTTATTTTTCCTTTCCACTTGGGTGCGCCTGTCCATTTTGCCCCATGTTTGAACTCTCAGATGCGGAAAGGGAAGAAAATTCCAGATGCCCCTGCCAACATCAATCAGTCAATTTGACCATGCTTCAAATCTAATCTGACCACAAGCCATTTGATCCATCAGGGGTATTTTTTGTAGCGCGAGTACACGAGGGGACGTCACATCATAAAGGCGTTATGATTGATGGATTTGTGGACAGGCGTCTCCGCTGCCTCGTTGCATGCGGGAGAACGTTATTCATTCATTATGTTCCGGGGGCGAGTCGAGGTGATTTGTCACTCCTTAGTGTAGCAGCCGGATGGAGTGCGTGGCCTTGGTTTTTCTGCAGaccttatttttcttcttttaataGCAAACGTGAGTCTGGTGATGTCAGTTTTACTTTGGATAATTCAATTGGGTGGACATGACCCACAAAAAGAGTCTCAAGGACCCAGGTGCAAAAAAGATAaaggaagtctgccattttgctttgaaatgGACATTTTAGGATTATTACGGTCCTTTCTGGGCAGTCTTCAAATTTTGAAAATTCAGCAAATTTGGTCGTCAAGTCTATCAGGAGTAGAATCACCGAAAAGTAATGAGATGCTAAAGATACAGCAAGTCTGCCACTTTATTCCGAAACAGACATTTCCAGAAAATCCAAAGACAATATTCTTTGCATGAACTGCCAAGAGGTACATTTGCCTAACACTGCATCCAAGAGAGCCTCAATCTTGTATCATCACAGCCCACTTGAGCAGTCTTGTTTTGTGGTAACAATGGCTCCTTTTGTTATGCTCGCCAGGAGAGCTGCATGACAACATGTTTGCCGTGCGGTAACACGACACTCCAACTGTTAATGAAGCACGGCGGGCGAGTGCACGCAGGAAGCAAACATGGGAGAAGGGGGTGGAGGGGTGAGACAAGACAGCGGAGTGTGAGATGACATCTTTTTCAAATGGAGGATGGGCAAAACGCATCAAATGGGATGTGTAACCTCGCTTGGCGTCTTCTGGCTCACTTCCTGCCCTAGTATGAAACATCCATTGATTCCACTTAACCTTTGTCCTCATGGCTGCTTACGTGTTCTTTGTCCATAATAACTCCATTTCTGTTGGAAGCAAAGCGGAGGAATAGCCAaatagatgaataaaaaaagtgacatttgcaTGACGTGAGGCGAGCAGGCCATGTTTACAGAGGACTAAGCTGCTACAGCGGAGACCACCTGTTGTTCTAAAGCTGCGTCGCATGACCTC comes from the Syngnathus typhle isolate RoL2023-S1 ecotype Sweden linkage group LG18, RoL_Styp_1.0, whole genome shotgun sequence genome and includes:
- the gch2 gene encoding GTP cyclohydrolase 2; translation: MNGHCNGNASDVAAEEFHCNNGFPEVSVKKAVVVAASAHRKLHEGSRKEEEEEVQCRLPALQAAYSSILRELGEDVDRQGLLRTPLRAAKAMQFFTRGYHETVEDVLNDAIFDEDHDEMVIVKAIDMFSLCEHHLVPFFGKVHIGYIPNKKVVGLSKLARIVEIFSRRLQVQERLTKQIAMGLSNALQPKGVAVVIEAAHMCMVMRGVQKMNSRTVTSSMLGVYMEDPKAREEFLSLTQH
- the cript gene encoding cysteine-rich PDZ-binding protein, with product MVCEKCEKKLGRVITPDTWKDGARNTIESGGRKRNENKLLTSKKARFDPYGKTGFATCRICKSSVHQSGSHYCQGCAYKKGICAMCGKKVLDTTNYKQTSV
- the pigf gene encoding phosphatidylinositol-glycan biosynthesis class F protein, which encodes MWDHEIRAMVSTHAIIAASILVATVVPAALVPDFSIYGTHLVWLYSVSGAVVAVSVAIFWLLGISPPTRKHSLGYKLSRLFRSCLYFFLSCLFFHTVVFLYGAPLIDSALETFSLAVLLSSLTTVRCLCVLGPNVQAWIRVFSRHGAMSVWDTCLQITVALTVLGAWMGAFPIPLDWDKPWQVWPISCSLGAMLGYLSGLVVAPMWIHYNRKQLTYKCK